A genomic segment from Dechloromonas denitrificans encodes:
- a CDS encoding flagellar motor protein: MDKISLAGLAIGLIAIVGGQILEGGHVSSLVQPTALMIVLGGTLGAVLLQSPYPVFRRGMQMVRWVWVPPVIEQKQVLDQVLGWSQIARREGLLQLENQIARIKDPFTKKGLQLLVDGADPEHIRELLEVDINTFEDEWRQSAKIWDSAGGYSPTIGILGAVMGLIHVMENLSDPTKLGSGIAVAFVATIYGVGLANLVYLPIAGKLKYYIARMVASKEMLIDGLVGIAVGDNPRIIESRLKGYML; encoded by the coding sequence GTGGATAAAATCAGCCTGGCTGGACTGGCGATTGGTCTGATTGCAATCGTCGGTGGACAGATTCTTGAAGGGGGGCATGTCAGCTCTCTTGTCCAGCCAACGGCCTTGATGATTGTTCTTGGTGGTACTTTGGGGGCTGTGCTTCTGCAAAGTCCCTATCCCGTCTTTCGGCGTGGCATGCAGATGGTGAGGTGGGTGTGGGTGCCGCCCGTGATTGAGCAGAAGCAGGTGCTTGACCAGGTTCTGGGGTGGAGCCAGATTGCCCGTCGGGAGGGCTTGCTGCAACTCGAAAACCAGATTGCCAGAATCAAGGACCCCTTCACGAAAAAAGGCCTTCAGTTGTTGGTTGATGGCGCAGATCCCGAGCATATCCGTGAGTTGTTGGAGGTTGATATCAACACCTTCGAGGACGAATGGCGGCAATCAGCCAAGATATGGGATTCAGCCGGAGGCTATTCTCCGACGATCGGTATTCTGGGGGCTGTCATGGGGTTGATTCATGTGATGGAGAACCTCTCCGATCCGACCAAGCTGGGCTCCGGTATTGCGGTGGCTTTCGTGGCAACGATTTATGGCGTTGGATTGGCGAATCTTGTCTATTTGCCGATTGCCGGCAAGCTGAAGTACTACATTGCGCGAATGGTTGCTTCCAAGGAGATGTTGATCGATGGCCTGGTGGGTATTGCTGTCGGCGACAATCCCCGCATCATCGAGAGCCGTCTCAAGGGCTACATGCTGTAA
- a CDS encoding RNA polymerase sigma factor FliA: protein MYTAAGQPDREQLVQRFVPLVKRIAYHLMARLPASVQFEDLVQNGMLGLLDAIDRFEEGFGAQFETYATQRVRGAMLDGLRENDWLPRQLRRELRRIEAMINQLEHEHGRAPSERELADALGMSLADYQKTLGDARGHQLLYFEDFTGEGDEDFLERHFTDNDADPLSLLEEKSLQQALVGAIERLPEREKLMMALYYEQDLNLREIGEVMGVTESRVCQLHSQAVARLRSQIVGQLPAVKKQRKEKVRG from the coding sequence ATGTATACCGCTGCCGGGCAGCCAGATAGAGAACAGCTGGTTCAGCGCTTCGTGCCGCTGGTGAAACGTATCGCCTATCATTTGATGGCCCGTTTGCCAGCAAGTGTTCAATTTGAAGATCTTGTCCAGAACGGCATGCTCGGACTACTCGATGCAATCGACCGTTTCGAAGAAGGCTTCGGCGCCCAGTTTGAGACCTACGCCACCCAGCGGGTACGCGGTGCGATGCTTGATGGGCTGCGTGAAAACGATTGGCTGCCCCGGCAACTTCGTCGTGAATTGCGGCGCATCGAGGCGATGATCAATCAGCTTGAGCATGAGCATGGTCGTGCACCTTCCGAGCGCGAATTGGCTGACGCCCTGGGAATGTCGCTGGCGGATTACCAAAAAACCCTGGGCGATGCTCGCGGCCATCAACTGCTTTATTTCGAAGACTTCACCGGTGAAGGTGATGAAGACTTTCTTGAGCGGCACTTTACCGATAACGATGCCGACCCACTGAGCCTGCTTGAGGAGAAAAGTCTTCAGCAAGCACTTGTTGGTGCGATTGAGCGTTTGCCCGAGCGCGAAAAATTGATGATGGCCTTGTATTACGAGCAAGATCTCAATTTGCGCGAAATTGGCGAAGTGATGGGCGTCACCGAGTCGCGCGTTTGTCAGTTGCATAGCCAGGCGGTGGCACGTTTGCGTAGCCAGATTGTCGGGCAGCTGCCGGCTGTGAAAAAGCAGCGCAAGGAGAAGGTGCGTGGATAA
- a CDS encoding MinD/ParA family protein, which yields MLLRLRQVGIVADFRVDQAAGLRRLFGGGQLQVVTFVAGCEGVGRSVAVANIGAALARLGKEVMIIDEHSSRDDIASAFGLSARFDLINVVQKELPLQQVLLQPMVGLRVLPAAKAAAKLGRLSLAQQQNLLDALSGLERPIDVILVDASMAHPHGFSPFGLASQEAVVVLSGNSASITEAYSLIKKVSHAFARKHFRILVNKVRSYPDARSIFDNIAQVTAQRGIAQLEYAGAILLDESLRQAAQLCRPVLVQAPNSDAASAFRDIAADLLYWQRGEREGGGVEQFVQQLLHLSQRITPNVLRA from the coding sequence ATGCTTCTCAGGTTGCGGCAGGTGGGCATCGTGGCTGATTTTCGGGTTGATCAGGCGGCCGGTTTGCGCCGGCTGTTTGGCGGTGGCCAACTCCAGGTGGTGACTTTCGTGGCGGGCTGCGAGGGGGTCGGGCGCAGCGTGGCCGTTGCCAACATCGGTGCGGCATTGGCTCGATTGGGCAAGGAAGTGATGATCATCGATGAGCATTCGTCGCGTGATGACATCGCATCGGCTTTCGGCTTGAGTGCACGTTTTGATCTGATCAACGTGGTTCAGAAAGAGCTGCCGCTGCAGCAGGTTCTGCTCCAGCCGATGGTCGGCTTGCGCGTTCTGCCTGCAGCCAAGGCTGCGGCCAAACTGGGCCGCCTGTCGCTTGCCCAGCAGCAGAATCTGCTCGATGCATTGTCCGGCCTTGAGCGCCCAATAGATGTCATTCTGGTCGATGCCAGCATGGCCCATCCGCATGGGTTTTCACCTTTTGGTTTGGCTTCGCAAGAGGCGGTGGTGGTTCTTTCAGGCAATAGCGCATCAATTACCGAGGCCTATTCCCTGATTAAAAAAGTCAGCCATGCGTTTGCGCGCAAGCATTTCAGAATCCTGGTGAACAAGGTGCGCAGCTACCCGGATGCCCGCTCGATTTTCGATAATATCGCGCAGGTGACGGCGCAGCGTGGGATTGCCCAACTTGAGTACGCGGGAGCGATATTGCTTGATGAATCCCTGCGGCAAGCCGCTCAGTTGTGTCGCCCGGTGCTGGTTCAAGCCCCCAATTCGGATGCGGCTTCTGCATTCCGGGATATTGCCGCCGATCTTCTTTATTGGCAGCGTGGTGAGCGCGAGGGGGGCGGGGTCGAACAATTCGTCCAGCAACTGCTACACTTGAGCCAACGCATAACTCCAAACGTACTCCGCGCTTAA
- the flhF gene encoding flagellar biosynthesis protein FlhF produces MNVRKFIAANARDALKKVKETLGNDAIILSNRGIPGGVEIMAVAARDMAMIVPTQVADSTPVERRPAPAPAMSADDDYRVALTSARAQITNFSQPRPAAQPAAVNRPQAPVSSATRHVGLVNAGIPRTGSLRNLETAKPQPATNEQPQLNQSPRMPEPAPMMAAPRRAEAEIIPQEVMDEIRSLRKIVEQHLAGIAWGETARSQPVKTDVMRQMLDAGFSPQFSRDILADLPSEMNEVQAMAWVKGAADRSLMTIGAEADIVDRGGVYALVGPTGVGKTTTTAKLAARCVLRHGPSKVALVTTDGYRIGAHEQLRIYGRILGVSVYLVKDAGELRQTLKELQHKHMVLVDTMGMSQKDKLVPELTDMLAGCDVQRLLLLSATSRGDTMDDVVHAYEGDKLAGCILTKIDEAASLATPLDVIMRHGLRLHYVSNGQRVPEDLHLPNRGYLVHRAFKDVPETSAHKYDGVEPALLMANASQVAAGGHRG; encoded by the coding sequence ATGAACGTAAGAAAATTTATCGCGGCTAATGCCAGAGATGCCTTGAAAAAGGTCAAGGAGACGCTCGGTAACGATGCGATTATTCTTTCGAATCGAGGGATTCCCGGGGGAGTTGAGATCATGGCTGTCGCTGCGCGCGATATGGCCATGATTGTGCCAACCCAGGTTGCCGACTCGACGCCGGTCGAACGTCGTCCTGCACCGGCTCCGGCGATGAGCGCCGACGACGATTATCGCGTTGCCTTGACTTCGGCTCGTGCCCAGATCACCAATTTCAGCCAGCCACGCCCTGCCGCTCAGCCTGCTGCGGTCAACCGTCCGCAGGCCCCTGTTTCTTCGGCAACGCGCCATGTCGGGCTGGTCAATGCAGGAATTCCGCGAACCGGGTCGCTGCGCAATCTGGAAACAGCCAAGCCGCAGCCTGCGACAAATGAGCAGCCGCAGCTTAATCAATCACCGCGCATGCCTGAGCCAGCTCCAATGATGGCTGCGCCGCGTCGTGCCGAGGCTGAAATCATTCCTCAGGAAGTCATGGATGAAATCCGCTCGCTGCGCAAAATTGTGGAACAGCATCTGGCCGGCATTGCCTGGGGTGAAACCGCGCGTTCGCAACCGGTAAAAACGGATGTGATGCGGCAAATGCTGGATGCCGGATTCTCTCCGCAGTTTTCGCGCGATATCCTTGCTGATTTGCCGAGCGAAATGAATGAAGTTCAGGCCATGGCCTGGGTCAAGGGTGCGGCAGACCGCTCGTTGATGACGATTGGCGCCGAGGCGGATATCGTTGATCGCGGAGGTGTCTATGCGCTGGTGGGGCCCACCGGTGTGGGCAAAACAACGACAACGGCCAAGCTTGCTGCGCGCTGCGTTCTGCGCCATGGTCCGAGCAAGGTGGCCTTGGTGACAACCGATGGCTACCGGATTGGTGCTCATGAGCAGTTGCGGATTTACGGCCGCATCCTGGGTGTCTCGGTCTACCTCGTCAAGGATGCCGGCGAGCTTCGTCAGACGCTGAAGGAGCTGCAGCACAAGCATATGGTCCTGGTCGATACCATGGGGATGAGCCAGAAGGACAAGCTGGTGCCCGAGCTGACCGATATGCTGGCCGGTTGTGACGTCCAGCGCCTGCTGCTGCTCTCGGCAACCTCGCGCGGCGACACTATGGATGATGTGGTGCACGCTTACGAAGGCGACAAGTTGGCCGGTTGCATCCTGACCAAGATCGATGAGGCTGCCAGCCTGGCAACGCCGCTTGATGTGATCATGCGTCACGGTCTACGTCTTCACTATGTCTCAAATGGCCAGCGCGTCCCAGAAGACCTGCACTTACCAAATCGCGGCTATCTGGTGCATCGAGCATTCAAGGATGTTCCGGAAACTTCGGCCCATAAATACGATGGTGTTGAACCCGCCCTGCTGATGGCCAATGCTTCTCAGGTTGCGGCAGGTGGGCATCGTGGCTGA
- the flhA gene encoding flagellar biosynthesis protein FlhA — translation MASTTSVSMQGMLSRLNVTQLAAPILILMILAMMVLPLPAFALDVLFTFNIAISVLVLLVAVNTQKTLDFSVFPTVLLVTTLLRLSLNVASTRVVMLHGHSGPDAAGKVIEAFGHFLVGGNFAVGIVVFLILVVINFTVITKGAGRVAEVSARFTLDAMPGKQMAIDADLNAGLIGEEDARKRRTDIAREAEFYGSMDGASKFVRGDAVAGIVIMLINVIGGLIVGVAQHNMDFALAAKNYTLLTIGDGLVAQIPGLIISIAAGMVVTRVSDDRDIGQQVMGQMFRNAKAIGITAAIVGFLGLIPGMPNMVFLMLASSLGWFAWRMQKTQKQIAETPVPVAPAPVQESTDASWNDVAPLDVLGLEVGYRLIPLVDKSQDGELLRRIRGIRKKFAQEVGFLVSPVHIRDNLELKPNVYRILLKGVEVGQGEAYAGQYLAINPGRVAGTVNGTVTKDPAFGLPAVWIDSSQRDQAQAYGYTVVDSSTVVATHLNHLILTHAAELLGRQEVQQLIDHLTKEIPKLVEDLVPKLIPLGTLQKILQNLLEEGVHIRDMRTIIETIAEHALRTQNADDLTTQVRSALGRAIVQQLFPGAGEMQVMSLDPTLERLLSQAVAGNSENTSFEPGLADTLVRETASAAQRQETLGLPAVLLVPLSLRVLLSRFLRRTVPQLKVLAHNEVPENRIIKVTSIIGGKT, via the coding sequence ATGGCCTCCACGACATCAGTCAGCATGCAGGGTATGTTGAGTCGGCTGAATGTGACCCAGCTGGCTGCGCCTATCCTCATTTTGATGATACTGGCGATGATGGTTCTGCCATTGCCGGCGTTTGCTCTGGATGTGCTGTTTACTTTCAATATCGCCATCTCGGTTCTGGTATTGCTTGTCGCGGTCAACACCCAGAAAACCCTCGATTTCTCTGTTTTCCCGACAGTGCTTCTGGTGACTACCCTGTTGCGCTTGTCGTTGAATGTGGCATCGACTCGCGTAGTGATGCTGCATGGTCATTCCGGACCGGATGCTGCAGGCAAGGTTATCGAGGCATTTGGCCATTTTCTGGTCGGCGGGAATTTTGCGGTCGGGATCGTCGTGTTCCTGATTCTTGTGGTCATCAACTTTACGGTGATCACCAAGGGTGCGGGGCGTGTGGCTGAGGTGTCCGCACGTTTCACCCTTGATGCGATGCCGGGCAAGCAGATGGCGATTGATGCCGACCTCAATGCCGGCCTGATTGGTGAAGAGGATGCCCGCAAGCGCCGGACCGATATTGCTCGCGAAGCCGAGTTTTACGGTTCGATGGATGGTGCTTCGAAATTTGTGCGTGGCGATGCTGTCGCAGGTATTGTCATCATGTTGATCAATGTCATCGGGGGCTTGATCGTCGGGGTTGCGCAGCACAATATGGATTTCGCGCTGGCCGCCAAAAACTATACTTTGCTGACTATCGGCGATGGCTTGGTGGCGCAGATACCGGGGCTGATCATTTCGATTGCGGCTGGTATGGTGGTAACTCGTGTATCCGATGATCGGGATATTGGTCAGCAGGTAATGGGGCAGATGTTCCGTAATGCCAAGGCGATCGGCATTACTGCCGCCATTGTCGGTTTCCTGGGGTTGATTCCGGGAATGCCGAATATGGTCTTTTTGATGCTGGCATCGAGTTTGGGCTGGTTTGCCTGGCGGATGCAGAAGACCCAGAAACAAATCGCCGAGACACCGGTACCTGTGGCGCCTGCGCCGGTCCAAGAGTCGACCGATGCCAGCTGGAATGATGTGGCGCCGCTTGATGTGCTGGGCCTGGAAGTCGGCTATCGCCTGATTCCCCTGGTCGACAAGTCGCAAGATGGCGAATTGCTTCGGCGTATTCGCGGGATCCGCAAGAAATTTGCTCAGGAAGTGGGCTTCCTTGTTTCGCCTGTCCATATTCGCGACAACCTTGAGTTGAAGCCTAACGTCTACCGCATCCTGTTGAAGGGGGTTGAGGTCGGGCAGGGCGAGGCGTATGCCGGGCAATACCTGGCAATCAATCCGGGGCGCGTGGCTGGCACGGTCAACGGGACGGTAACCAAGGATCCGGCCTTTGGCTTGCCTGCAGTATGGATTGACTCCAGTCAGCGCGATCAGGCCCAAGCCTATGGCTACACCGTCGTAGATTCGTCGACGGTGGTCGCAACGCACCTGAATCATTTGATCCTGACGCACGCCGCCGAGTTGCTGGGACGTCAGGAAGTGCAGCAACTGATCGACCATCTGACCAAGGAAATACCGAAGCTGGTCGAGGATTTGGTACCCAAGTTGATTCCGCTCGGTACGCTGCAGAAAATTCTGCAGAATTTGCTCGAAGAAGGCGTCCATATCCGCGATATGCGGACAATCATCGAAACCATCGCCGAGCATGCGCTGCGCACGCAGAATGCGGATGATTTGACAACTCAGGTCCGCAGCGCTTTGGGGCGCGCCATTGTCCAGCAGCTTTTCCCCGGTGCCGGTGAAATGCAGGTGATGTCACTTGATCCAACGCTTGAGCGTCTCCTTTCGCAGGCAGTTGCCGGCAACTCGGAAAACACCAGTTTCGAGCCGGGACTGGCCGATACCCTGGTACGCGAGACGGCCTCTGCCGCTCAACGTCAGGAAACACTTGGCTTGCCGGCGGTTCTGCTTGTCCCGCTGAGCCTGCGCGTACTCCTTTCCCGCTTTTTGCGCCGCACCGTTCCTCAGTTGAAGGTGCTGGCACATAACGAAGTTCCAGAAAATCGAATTATCAAGGTGACCTCGATCATCGGAGGTAAGACATGA
- the flhB gene encoding flagellar biosynthesis protein FlhB has protein sequence MAEESDLDKTEEPTGRRIEQAREQGQVPHSRELSTFLVLIVAAAAFWMMGGWFMQRSMVIAKKALSVEPRFMLEPSQMLPRLADISGDAFWAFSPLLGLLLLAAVLPPFFLNAWVFAPKAIAPDLNRLSPITGFGRMFSWNSLMELGKAVVKAGLVGGVAVMLIWSERDEIFGLLAQPLDAGLAHAGNLISFSFLVFVAALIVVVAADVPFQLWQYFEKLKMSKEEVKQEMKEMMGDPQVKGRIRSLQMQAARKRMMSAVPQADVIVTNPTHYAVALSYKGGMGAPKVVAKGMGPIAQKIKSLGAENAVPMLEAPPLARALYKHAEIDSEIPSALYNAVAEVLAYVYQLAGWRQMGGTYPVPPRNLPVPPELVPEAA, from the coding sequence ATGGCGGAAGAGAGCGACCTCGATAAAACAGAAGAGCCTACTGGTAGGCGAATCGAGCAGGCCCGCGAGCAGGGTCAGGTCCCTCATTCCCGTGAACTCAGTACTTTTCTTGTTCTGATTGTCGCTGCGGCGGCATTCTGGATGATGGGCGGCTGGTTCATGCAGCGTTCCATGGTGATCGCTAAAAAAGCACTTTCGGTCGAGCCTCGCTTCATGCTTGAGCCCAGCCAGATGTTGCCGCGTCTGGCTGATATTTCCGGTGATGCCTTTTGGGCATTTTCTCCTTTGCTTGGGCTCCTTTTGCTGGCTGCGGTCTTGCCGCCATTCTTTCTTAACGCCTGGGTCTTTGCACCCAAGGCCATCGCACCCGATTTGAACCGTTTGAGCCCAATCACCGGGTTTGGCCGGATGTTTTCCTGGAACAGCCTGATGGAGTTGGGTAAGGCTGTGGTCAAGGCTGGGTTGGTTGGGGGCGTTGCCGTCATGTTGATCTGGAGTGAGCGTGACGAGATATTCGGCTTGCTTGCCCAACCTCTGGATGCAGGCCTGGCTCACGCAGGCAATCTGATTTCGTTCTCGTTCCTGGTTTTTGTGGCGGCGCTAATTGTGGTTGTTGCAGCCGATGTGCCTTTCCAGCTTTGGCAATACTTCGAAAAGCTCAAGATGAGCAAGGAAGAGGTCAAGCAGGAAATGAAGGAAATGATGGGCGATCCTCAGGTCAAGGGACGCATTCGCAGTCTCCAGATGCAGGCTGCAAGAAAGCGGATGATGTCCGCAGTCCCTCAGGCTGATGTGATCGTGACCAATCCGACTCATTATGCGGTGGCGCTGTCTTACAAGGGCGGAATGGGGGCTCCCAAGGTGGTTGCCAAGGGGATGGGGCCGATCGCTCAAAAAATAAAATCCTTGGGGGCGGAGAATGCCGTTCCCATGCTTGAGGCGCCGCCTCTGGCTCGCGCACTCTATAAACATGCCGAGATCGATAGTGAAATCCCCTCCGCCCTGTATAACGCAGTTGCGGAGGTTTTGGCTTATGTTTATCAGCTCGCTGGCTGGCGTCAGATGGGCGGTACTTATCCTGTTCCGCCGCGCAATCTGCCAGTGCCGCCAGAGCTCGTTCCGGAGGCTGCGTAA
- a CDS encoding chemotaxis protein CheA produces MSDFTGMEDLLQDFLQEAYDLLSDVDNKLVDLEKMPDDRGLLNDIFRGFHTVKGGAGFLNAAELVTLCHLTENLFDRLRNGELELTAELMDVIMAATKGVRDMFGELGQMVQPQPADASVIAALQGALTGDGPVSPAAAAPAVAAPPPVQQAVPGEPDWDALHAAVTGQAPASSSTEVITKAEGEAKAAADQLIVTPVVEAAVAAVAPSAFGRRTTDKPGGQPTSARRTEERGRENTIRVDTSRLDQVLNLSGEIGLTKNRLTSLRADILAGKNDSETLHALDQAVSQLDLLVSDLQNSVMKTRMQPIGRLFQKYPRIARDLARQLGKDVELVLAGEETEVDKTMIEDLADPLIHLIRNAVDHGVEMPAERQAAGKPVKSLVRLEARQEGDHIVLIIADDGKGMSAERIRAKAVEKGLISEEDANTLDERQSLNLIFLPGFSTKSQISDVSGRGVGMDVVKTNIQKLNGSIEIRSEPGKGSVFIISLPLTLAILPVLLVLLGDQPFALPLSLVREILPIEQSRIQEVGGKETLVVRGEVLPVISLARLLRWPLEQPPEYGVFMQTAERSFILGVDSFAGRDDAVIKSLEDFRPKGVAGVTTLSNGQIVLILDMKELLSDLGQGSDLVSGAKMLGFA; encoded by the coding sequence ATGAGCGACTTTACGGGAATGGAAGATCTTCTGCAGGATTTCCTGCAGGAGGCTTATGACTTGTTGTCAGATGTGGATAACAAGCTGGTTGATCTTGAGAAAATGCCTGATGACCGGGGTCTGCTCAATGATATTTTCCGAGGGTTTCATACCGTCAAGGGGGGCGCAGGGTTTCTGAATGCGGCTGAACTCGTGACGCTGTGCCACCTGACGGAGAACCTCTTCGATCGCCTGCGCAACGGTGAGCTTGAACTGACGGCCGAATTGATGGACGTCATCATGGCCGCTACCAAGGGTGTTCGCGACATGTTTGGTGAGTTGGGGCAGATGGTCCAGCCGCAGCCAGCCGATGCGTCTGTGATCGCGGCCCTGCAAGGTGCGCTGACGGGTGATGGGCCTGTGTCTCCTGCTGCTGCAGCACCTGCCGTGGCTGCCCCGCCCCCTGTTCAGCAAGCCGTTCCTGGCGAACCGGACTGGGATGCTTTGCATGCTGCAGTGACCGGGCAGGCGCCCGCGTCCTCTTCTACTGAGGTTATTACCAAAGCAGAAGGTGAGGCGAAGGCTGCTGCCGATCAACTGATTGTTACGCCGGTTGTAGAGGCTGCTGTAGCTGCAGTAGCGCCGTCTGCTTTTGGGCGGAGAACAACAGACAAGCCGGGCGGGCAGCCTACTTCTGCGCGTCGGACAGAGGAGCGAGGTCGGGAAAATACGATTCGTGTCGATACGTCACGTCTTGATCAAGTGCTGAATCTTTCGGGCGAAATTGGGCTAACCAAGAATCGATTGACCAGCCTGCGAGCAGATATTCTTGCCGGGAAAAACGACTCGGAGACTCTGCATGCACTGGATCAGGCTGTAAGTCAGCTGGATCTGCTGGTTTCGGATCTGCAGAACTCGGTCATGAAAACCCGGATGCAGCCGATCGGTCGCCTGTTCCAGAAATACCCGCGTATTGCTCGTGATTTGGCCCGGCAATTGGGTAAGGATGTCGAGCTCGTGCTGGCTGGTGAGGAGACCGAGGTCGACAAGACAATGATTGAGGATCTCGCAGATCCTTTGATCCACTTGATCCGCAACGCAGTGGATCATGGTGTTGAAATGCCCGCTGAGCGTCAGGCTGCGGGCAAGCCTGTCAAGAGCTTGGTACGCTTGGAAGCGCGCCAAGAGGGCGATCACATCGTTCTGATCATTGCCGATGATGGCAAGGGAATGAGTGCCGAGCGTATCCGTGCGAAGGCGGTCGAGAAAGGCTTGATTTCCGAGGAAGATGCCAACACGCTGGACGAGCGCCAGAGTTTGAATCTGATTTTCCTGCCTGGTTTCTCGACCAAGTCTCAGATTTCGGATGTCTCCGGGCGAGGCGTCGGGATGGATGTGGTCAAAACCAATATCCAGAAGCTCAACGGGTCGATTGAAATCCGTTCCGAGCCAGGCAAAGGCTCTGTATTCATTATTTCCCTGCCGCTGACCCTGGCAATTCTGCCTGTGCTGCTGGTTTTACTTGGCGATCAGCCATTTGCCCTTCCGCTGTCCCTGGTTCGGGAAATTTTGCCGATCGAGCAAAGTCGCATTCAGGAGGTTGGCGGGAAAGAAACCTTGGTCGTTCGTGGCGAAGTTCTTCCGGTAATCTCTCTGGCTCGTCTGCTGCGTTGGCCGCTTGAGCAGCCGCCGGAGTATGGTGTTTTCATGCAGACGGCTGAGCGCAGCTTCATCCTGGGGGTTGATAGCTTTGCTGGTCGTGATGATGCTGTGATCAAGTCGCTCGAGGATTTCCGTCCCAAGGGCGTGGCGGGGGTGACGACGCTTTCAAATGGCCAGATTGTGCTGATTCTCGATATGAAAGAATTGCTGTCTGATCTGGGACAGGGGAGCGATCTTGTTTCCGGCGCGAAAATGCTCGGCTTCGCCTGA
- the cheZ gene encoding protein phosphatase CheZ, which translates to MTATNDSNDLEALFDSIAADFTPAAKPAPVATSPAVNDSDDLQALFDSVAAEAEQAAPETAPAVDAAVNAGEGWTQQEAVFNRIGHMARALHDTLGMLGYDKLIEKTVSALPDAKDRLAYVANLTEQAACRVLNATDIACPIVDDIDNSAQALGVRWDKAFANQLGTDEFRQLSVETRAFLNEQLPQKAKATHAQLTEIMMAQDFQDLTGQVIKKIVALAQELESGLMGVLIEVLPDTKRTDEVNNLMNGPVINADGRTDVVVNQEQVDDLLDSLGF; encoded by the coding sequence ATGACTGCCACCAACGACTCCAATGATCTGGAAGCTCTTTTTGATTCGATTGCAGCTGATTTCACACCGGCAGCAAAGCCGGCACCGGTAGCAACGTCTCCGGCTGTAAATGACAGTGATGATCTGCAGGCATTGTTTGACAGTGTGGCTGCCGAAGCAGAGCAGGCCGCTCCAGAGACCGCTCCAGCGGTAGACGCGGCTGTCAATGCAGGAGAGGGCTGGACGCAGCAGGAAGCTGTTTTCAATCGCATCGGGCATATGGCGCGAGCACTGCATGACACGCTCGGGATGCTGGGCTACGACAAGCTGATCGAAAAAACCGTATCGGCTCTGCCTGATGCAAAGGACAGATTGGCTTACGTGGCTAATTTGACAGAGCAGGCAGCCTGCCGTGTGCTGAATGCAACCGATATTGCTTGTCCGATTGTTGATGATATCGACAACTCCGCACAGGCACTCGGCGTGCGCTGGGACAAGGCTTTTGCCAATCAACTGGGAACCGACGAGTTCCGCCAGTTGTCGGTGGAAACCCGTGCTTTTCTGAATGAGCAGTTGCCGCAGAAAGCCAAGGCGACGCATGCGCAGCTAACTGAAATCATGATGGCCCAGGATTTTCAGGATCTGACAGGGCAGGTTATCAAGAAGATTGTTGCACTTGCTCAAGAGCTTGAGTCGGGTCTGATGGGGGTGTTGATTGAGGTTTTGCCTGACACCAAGCGTACCGATGAAGTGAATAATCTGATGAACGGTCCGGTAATCAATGCCGATGGCCGTACTGATGTCGTGGTCAACCAGGAACAGGTTGACGATTTGCTGGATAGCCTCGGTTTCTGA
- the cheY gene encoding chemotaxis response regulator CheY, translated as MAADPKMRFLVVDDFSTMRRIVRNLLKELGFTNVDEAEDGAIALQKLQAGGFEFVVTDWNMPNMDGLTLLQTIRATPNLKHLPVLMITAEAKKENIIAAAQAGASGYIVKPFTAGTLSEKLNKIFEKMGQA; from the coding sequence ATGGCAGCTGATCCGAAAATGAGATTTCTGGTGGTGGATGACTTTTCCACCATGCGTCGAATTGTGCGAAACCTGTTGAAAGAATTGGGTTTTACCAATGTTGATGAAGCAGAAGATGGTGCGATCGCCCTGCAGAAATTGCAGGCTGGCGGGTTCGAGTTTGTGGTTACAGACTGGAATATGCCGAATATGGACGGTTTGACCTTGCTTCAGACAATCCGTGCGACACCTAATCTCAAGCACTTGCCTGTTCTGATGATTACGGCGGAGGCGAAGAAGGAAAATATCATTGCAGCGGCTCAGGCCGGTGCGAGCGGCTACATCGTGAAGCCTTTCACGGCAGGAACTCTCTCGGAAAAATTGAACAAGATTTTCGAGAAAATGGGCCAGGCCTAA